Sequence from the Pontibacter pudoricolor genome:
ACAAAGTATTCCTGATCTGAATTTGTTTCTTTGATGAAACCGAACCCTTTCAGGTCATTGTAGAATTTTACTGTTCCGTTATTCATATGGTGATTTTGTTATTATATACCTACTACATATTAAGAGGCATATGCGTTCATTATTATTTACAATATACAATAAAAAAGTTACAATTGTTGCTTGTAAGCGATTAAAACAGGTTTTATTTTTTCAATACCTTGAGGATCAGGGGCTATAGTTTGTGTAAATAAAATCTCTTAATCTGCAGAACCGGAAATGTGTATAAATAAAAGCTAATGAGTTTAGTCTTATTTAAAAAAGTACTAAGTAAATTAGCGATTTATTAGCTGTAAAACGCGTCAGAACGATAGTTTTTTATAGGCTATAGTTTGCAAAACATTACTACTAATTTAAAAGCGCACCAGTGGCTTTGTAGTTTGCCACGTAGTATTACCCTATGTCTGCAGCAGAACCCAACGATTTTTTTAAAGAAAGTCGCAGTTTTACGGAAATAAAAGAGGAGCTATTTAGTAAATACTTCGAAAACTGGAGTGCCGGCTGCCTGGGTAAACTGAAAGAGAAAACCAGTGAGGCTGTTCTGTTCCTGGACATGCAGGCAGGCAAGGAGCAAGGCGAGCAAACCGGAGCTTTATTGCCAAATAACAACAATTTCCATTACCTTAAAAGCATTGTTAAAAGACCGGCTCTGAACGAAAAGCTGCTAACCTTCTTTTACAACAAAAGCAAAGTAGTGCTGGAACAGGCAGCTGAAGTGCTGCAGACTCACCCCAACTATAGCGACCTGGTTCATCAGCCAGTATTGCTCGCTGACGCTGAAAGCAAAGCTCAATTTACACAACTCCTTCACGCTGGCAATCCTTCGCTGGTTTTTCTTGATCCGTTTGAAAATGTTTTTGCCTCGCAGCTTTTACAGCAGGCTGTTACCAACCGGCAGTCGGAGCTGTTCATGATGCTGCGCCCGGAAAATATTACAAAAGCCGTAGGTGGTAAAAAGGTAAGCGCGTCAATAAATGAGTTTTTCGGTGAGCACCTACAGGATATCGGCAACTATAGCAGAAAGGAAAAAAGCAAAACAAAGCGGCAGCAGTTTATGCTCGACAAGTTTATAAGCTTGCTAAAAAACCAGGGTCAGTATACGCTGCTTTTTAAAGTTAACTTACCTGGTATACAAGAGCCGGAAAATTACCTGCTTTTTGCGTCTCCATGTAGCCGGGCTTACAGAAGTTTTAAGGAGATACTACTGCCCTATACTACCTTGCAGCCTGATGGAATACCAACATTTATAGCCAATGAATTTCCGCAGACGCAGCTTCCGCTGTTCGAGCAAGTTCCAGACTATAGTTTACCGGAACTGGTAAACCGGATATTAGGTAATGCAGCTACCTATAAATACAAGTCTGTGGAGGCGATTTATGAGCTGGACAGCGTGAACACCAACTATAGTCGTGAAAACTATATTACTGCCGTAGAACAGCTTCGCAAAGCAGGAAAAGTAGAGTTACTGAATGGCAAAACCATGCAAACCATCCGGCTTGTTACACCAGCTTCGGTTGTAAAATACCGGCTGTAGTTTTATAGTTACCGGGCAACTAAAGCGTTTACCCAAACCGTAACGAGAATGCCGTGCCCTGACCCTCTTCAGATTGTACCTGTATCGACCCGCGATGGAGTAGAACGATCTGTTTGCACAGGCTCAGTCCGATACCGCTGCCCTGCCTCTTGGTGCTGAAAAAAGGGATAAAGATCTTTTCCTGAACGGCTTTCGACATACCTGTCCCGTTATCGATTATCTTAATAACGGTCTTGTTTTCAGCATCCGTATAGGCCGTTAGGGTTATCTCCGGATTGGGCTGATCTTTTACGGCTTCTATCGCATTCACCAGTAAGTTTATCAGTACCTGATCCAGCAAATTAGTGTCCGCCTGTAGTGCTATAGTCGGGTCTTTGAGTACAATATTAAGCGT
This genomic interval carries:
- a CDS encoding class I SAM-dependent methyltransferase, giving the protein MSAAEPNDFFKESRSFTEIKEELFSKYFENWSAGCLGKLKEKTSEAVLFLDMQAGKEQGEQTGALLPNNNNFHYLKSIVKRPALNEKLLTFFYNKSKVVLEQAAEVLQTHPNYSDLVHQPVLLADAESKAQFTQLLHAGNPSLVFLDPFENVFASQLLQQAVTNRQSELFMMLRPENITKAVGGKKVSASINEFFGEHLQDIGNYSRKEKSKTKRQQFMLDKFISLLKNQGQYTLLFKVNLPGIQEPENYLLFASPCSRAYRSFKEILLPYTTLQPDGIPTFIANEFPQTQLPLFEQVPDYSLPELVNRILGNAATYKYKSVEAIYELDSVNTNYSRENYITAVEQLRKAGKVELLNGKTMQTIRLVTPASVVKYRL